The following are encoded together in the Oncorhynchus nerka isolate Pitt River linkage group LG25, Oner_Uvic_2.0, whole genome shotgun sequence genome:
- the LOC115118919 gene encoding transcription factor Maf-like, protein MASELAMSNSDLPTSPLAMEYVNDFDLMKFEVKKEPVEPDRSISQCSRLITGGSLSSTPMSTPCSSVPPSPSFSAPSPGSGSEQKAHLEDFYWMSGYQQQLNPEALGFSPEDAVEALISSSHQLQSFDGYARGQQFAGSAGAGGGMAGEEMGSAAAVVSAVIAAAAAQNGGPHHHHHHHHHAGGHHPSTGVPSNASSAGSHQHMGHLDLDDRFSDDQLVTMSVRELNRHLRGVSKEEVIRLKQKRRTLKNRGYAQSCRYKRVQQRHVLEGEKTQLVQQVDHLKAEMSRLARERDAYKDKYEKLITNGFRENGSSSDNTPSSPEFFMTSRKFLHL, encoded by the coding sequence ATGGCATCAGAACTGGCAATGAGCAACTCCGACCTGCCCACCAGTCCCCTGGCCATGGAATATGTTAATGACTTCGATCTGATGAAGTTTGAAGTGAAAAAGGAGCCGGTGGAGCCGGATCGCAGCATCAGCCAGTGCAGCCGTCTGATCACCGGGGGATCCTTGTCTTCCACCCCGATGAGCACGCCTTGCAGCTCGGTTCCCCCTTCCCCAAGCTTTTCGGCGCCCAGCCCGGGCTCCGGGAGCGAGCAGAAGGCTCACCTGGAGGATTTTTACTGGATGAGCGGCTACCAACAGCAGCTGAATCCCGAAGCGCTGGGCTTCAGCCCCGAAGACGCGGTAGAGGCGCTGATCAGCAGCAGCCACCAGCTCCAGTCCTTCGATGGCTATGCAAGAGGGCAGCAGTTTGCCGGGTCGGCCGGGGCAGGAGGCGGCATGGCCGGGGAGGAGATGGGCTCAGCAGCCGCTGTGGTATCGGCTGTTATCGCTGCAGCAGCAGCGCAGAACGGaggtccccaccaccaccaccaccatcaccaccacgcCGGGGGACACCACCCCTCCACCGGGGTCCCGTCCAACGCTAGCTCGGCGGGCAGCCACCAACACATGGGACACCTGGACCTGGACGACCGGTTTTCGGACGACCAGCTGGTGACCATGTCAGTACGGGAGCTGAACCGACACCTCCGCGGGGTCAGCAAAGAGGAGGTGATCCGGCTGAAACAGAAGAGGAGGACCCTAAAGAACAGAGGCTATGCCCAGTCATGCCGCTACAAGCGGGTCCAGCAGAGACATGTTCTGGAGGGTGAGAAGACGCAGCTGGTCCAGCAGGTGGACCACCTCAAGGCGGAGATGTCGCGGCTGGCCAGGGAGAGGGACGCATACAAGGACAAGTACGAGAAGCTCATCACCAACGGCTTCCGAGAAAACGGATCCAGCAGTGACAACACCCCCTCATCCCCAGAGTTCTTCAT